TGTTTCTTATCCATATTTTTCTAActaagtttcaaattaaaggcacgaatttttatttattcatttatttattttatattctttcctttttccctttcatttaaattgtttgtgggtccaattctctttttttcttttctttttagatacataaataacttaataatataatgtacTGACCAATAAAAGAGCATCTATTACAACCTCTTACTCACTTACTTACTAATGAGTGACCGttacattatatatacacacacgcTCTTTTTTGCTGTGTTGTGGTCctcaaatttacttttatttctaatctaatctttttcgtttttaaaatgtattcgGATTATTTCTTTTGAGTAATCCCCAACTTGTCAAAATGTGTAAATTCAAGTTTTGGGTGAACAATTTACTACAATATGAGATGACAAgttgaaggaaaaattttagattatctTAATGATAGAGAGattaatagaatctaaaatgtTATGtgttagtttaaaaataagttaatttgAGTACttgataactatttaaaatagatttttttagtgtgtttcaaacaattttttataaaaataagtttttttacaaaaatgaaaaaaatttcttcataaCACTGAATCCAAACTAACCCTCAAAAGGAGAATGTGACTAAAGTATTCAAATTTGGAATTGTTGACAACAAGAAAACTAGTTGTAtgcttttgtttgtttgtttggggGTTAAGATGTTTAAGTGGCAATGATTGGATCAAGAAGTTATTAAGTCCAAGagactaaaacaaaacttagaaAAACCCAGataattgtattaaatataaagagtAGAGTAGAGTAGGTTTGATGCaccaaattatattatattcctaaaaaataggaaatcacaaaattaaaaaaagagagaaaaaaaaaggtaagagGATAAGGTGGGTAGGCATCATTGGGGTGGGAAGGTAAAGCTCATCATAAtcaattattaatgaaatttacaGTTACATTGGtattaattattcataaaGTAAGACTTGAAAAAAGTCAATCTTTagattaagaatttaatttacaaCACATTACACTGAACCCCacaaaagaaaggagaaaaaagaagtgttTGGAAGAATATGCTTTTCCCTCAAAATTACAACCAATTATATACTTAACCCACCATAATCAACGTGATTAAATCACGTGATGAAAGCATGTGATGCCATGTGGATATTAGAATTAGCGTAAGCtctttaattacatttaaCTTCAATTACCTTAATCACCGCCGCCCAAAAATTGCCATTATGCTTCCTTCTTTGCTTTGACAGTGTTGCAATTTGCTTTgatcaaaagaagaagaagacggcCGCCGCCCATTGGCTACAATGTAAAGGACAAATTCACTAAAAGGTTAACCAAAAGAGAACCGAATAACTTGTTctcatcaattttcaaataaaaccaCATTCCAATTTGCCAACTCAATTTTACTcatcaaacaaacaatttttaaatcatttcaaTCTGCACTATAAAACcatcccttttttttcttcatctgatCTATCCTCACCCATCTCTGTTTTTTCAATGGAGTGGATCAGAGGCCGGACCATCGGCCGTGGCTCCTCCGCCGCGGTCTCCGTCGCTACTGATATTCGGTTTGGTCAAGTGATGGCGGTTAAGTCAGTTGAGTTCTCTCACTTGGATTTTCTCAAGAGGGAACAGAGGATTCTTTCTCAATTGAATTGTTCACGTGTTATTGGTTATAAGGGGTTTGATGTTACGTTGGAAAATGGGAATTTGATGTGTAATcttttgatggagtttgcgCCTGGTGGGTCGATTTTGGATGCGATGGAGAAGGCGGGTGGCCGATTAGATGAAGCGACGGCTCAATTTTATACTCGTGAGGTTTTAAGTGGGCTTCAGTATGTTCATTCTAATGGTGTGGTACATTGTGATATTAAGTGTTGTAATATTTTGATGGGTGAAGATGGGATCAAGATTGCGGATTTCGGTTGTGCACGGCGGGTGGAAGAGGTTTCCGGTGGAAATTTGGCTGGGACGCCGATATTCATGGCGCCTGAGGTGGCGCGTGGAGAAAAACAGGGGTTTGCAGCTGATGTTTGGTCAGTGGGTTGCGCAGTGATCCAGATGGTGACCGGCCGAGTTCCTTGGGCGAATTTGTCGGATCCGTTGGCTGCCATTTACAGAATTGGGTCTGGCGATGATTTGCCGGAGATTCCAAGGATCATGTCGGAACAGGGAAAGGACTTTTTGCGGCGGTGTTTGATCAGAGACCCGGAAGAACGGTGGTCAGTTAACGAGCTTTTGAAGCACCCTTTTGTTCAAGAGCAGAAATCTCATCCCAAACAGAATTCAAGAACTCCAACGAGTATTTTGGATCAAGGAATATGGGACACGGTGAACGATCCGGAAACGGTTGAAAGTCCGATCAGaccaaaaattcaaagaacACCATTGCAGAGGATACAACAACTGAACGAAGTGTCAACGATTGGAATACCCAATTGGGAGTGCGACGAAGATTGGATAACAGTGAGAAGCATTGGCTTAGAAGAAAACGATATTGTTTCTGTAATGGAAACGCCCTCTTCCTTTCAATCCATCAAAATGGAAACTAACAACGGAGTTGGTGATCAGGACTATATTAATGTTAGTAGAAGTAGAAGTAGTGACTATGGTAGCAGAAAAAGCAGTAAGGCTAAGAACAGAGACTTTCCTGCTATGTCCTCTGTTTTCAACCAAATTGTATTATTGAAGactattaatttttctattaatcaCAAGTTATGTattatcatttctttatttattgtcTTTCCAGCCAGGGGTTTATTTTGtcttataattttaagatATAATGAAAACACTTCAATTTTTCACGAAAATATGAACATGTCGATCAATCTCTGTTTACTTGAGCTGAATATGAATATCTTGTTCAATGGTCAGATGTGAAGTTTATCATTAATTTGGTGAGGAAAAATTAGGGTTGTATGATAAGCTTATggttgagaaattaaattgatgtCCAACGCTATTAATGATGCTTGCCTATGGCTAGCttgaaatttgtaattgaTTGACAGAGTATGGATCTTACCCACTGGCATAGATAATTCAaaagttgttttgaaaaatgtaactTAGCAGCAAAGCCAAGCCGACAATAATGTTAGCGAA
This DNA window, taken from Cucumis sativus cultivar 9930 chromosome 6, Cucumber_9930_V3, whole genome shotgun sequence, encodes the following:
- the LOC101210574 gene encoding mitogen-activated protein kinase kinase kinase 18, with translation MEWIRGRTIGRGSSAAVSVATDIRFGQVMAVKSVEFSHLDFLKREQRILSQLNCSRVIGYKGFDVTLENGNLMCNLLMEFAPGGSILDAMEKAGGRLDEATAQFYTREVLSGLQYVHSNGVVHCDIKCCNILMGEDGIKIADFGCARRVEEVSGGNLAGTPIFMAPEVARGEKQGFAADVWSVGCAVIQMVTGRVPWANLSDPLAAIYRIGSGDDLPEIPRIMSEQGKDFLRRCLIRDPEERWSVNELLKHPFVQEQKSHPKQNSRTPTSILDQGIWDTVNDPETVESPIRPKIQRTPLQRIQQLNEVSTIGIPNWECDEDWITVRSIGLEENDIVSVMETPSSFQSIKMETNNGVGDQDYINVSRSRSSDYGSRKSSKAKNRDFPAMSSVFNQIM